The following proteins are co-located in the Shouchella hunanensis genome:
- a CDS encoding DMT family transporter, whose protein sequence is MWMFVIIAGIFEVGWATGLKYASTPFEWGLTTIGIVVSFTLLVRAATVLPTSTVYAIFVALGTVGTVFVDIFLFGASFNLWMFFFIVVLLAGVLGLKLVTGNKKVEGVDEA, encoded by the coding sequence ATGTGGATGTTCGTAATTATAGCAGGTATCTTTGAAGTCGGCTGGGCAACTGGTCTTAAGTATGCCAGTACACCGTTTGAATGGGGTCTGACAACCATTGGAATCGTCGTTAGCTTTACGTTACTTGTCCGTGCTGCAACGGTTTTACCGACGAGTACAGTATACGCAATATTTGTAGCACTTGGTACTGTTGGGACAGTATTTGTTGATATTTTTCTATTTGGTGCATCGTTTAATCTATGGATGTTCTTTTTTATTGTTGTCTTACTCGCAGGGGTATTAGGGTTAAAACTTGTCACAGGTAATAAAAAGGTTGAAGGGGTGGATGAAGCATGA
- a CDS encoding DNA polymerase IV: protein MTNEKAILLLDMESFYASIEHAENPQYAGKPLVVSGDPNRRSGVILAACPLAKEKGIQNAERLYEAQQKCSDVVVVKPRMQKYVDVSLRISKLLGEYTDLIEPYSIDEQFMDVTGSQRLFGTPQEIASEIQARIKEEMGLRARVGIGENKVLAKLACDLFAKKNKNGIYTLTEDMMELAIWPRPISDLFGVGKRMDIHFKSMGIRTIGHLAQTEGSRIKEKFGLHGQVLWMSANGIDYSPVTRAAHAGRKGFGNGMTLPRDYTTKEDLHVVLLELCEEVCSRARHAGKMGATISLGLNGADHVEKRSFHRQLTLPTETNITMEVFNGVNQLLERYWDGFPVRRVSVGMTNLQSDQNWQMSLLDDNQNRDRLSQIGYVMDHIRDKYGKVAIQRASSLKQASQLLDRSKKIGGHYK from the coding sequence ATGACAAACGAAAAGGCAATTTTATTACTGGATATGGAGTCTTTTTATGCTTCGATCGAACACGCGGAAAACCCTCAGTATGCAGGCAAGCCGCTTGTTGTATCAGGTGACCCGAATCGACGAAGTGGTGTTATCTTGGCTGCCTGCCCGCTTGCGAAAGAAAAAGGGATTCAGAACGCCGAGCGTCTCTATGAAGCGCAACAGAAATGTTCTGATGTAGTTGTTGTGAAGCCCCGAATGCAGAAATATGTCGATGTGTCTTTACGTATTTCTAAGCTGTTAGGGGAGTATACAGACTTAATTGAACCCTACTCCATTGATGAACAATTTATGGATGTCACCGGGAGTCAACGTTTGTTTGGAACGCCTCAAGAGATTGCATCAGAAATTCAAGCCCGTATTAAAGAAGAAATGGGTTTAAGAGCTCGAGTAGGAATTGGCGAAAATAAAGTACTTGCTAAGCTTGCCTGTGACTTATTTGCAAAAAAAAATAAAAATGGTATTTATACGTTAACAGAAGACATGATGGAGTTAGCGATTTGGCCACGTCCTATTAGTGATTTATTTGGTGTAGGAAAACGAATGGATATTCACTTTAAAAGCATGGGCATTCGGACAATCGGTCATTTAGCACAAACAGAAGGATCTCGCATAAAAGAAAAGTTCGGTTTACATGGCCAAGTGTTGTGGATGTCAGCAAACGGTATTGATTATTCTCCTGTCACTCGCGCAGCGCATGCTGGTAGAAAAGGGTTTGGCAATGGCATGACGTTGCCACGTGACTATACGACGAAAGAAGATTTACACGTAGTTTTATTAGAGCTATGTGAAGAGGTTTGTTCAAGGGCACGACACGCAGGTAAAATGGGCGCAACAATAAGTTTAGGATTAAATGGTGCAGATCACGTGGAGAAGCGTAGTTTTCATCGTCAATTAACGCTTCCAACTGAAACAAATATTACGATGGAAGTTTTTAACGGTGTCAATCAACTTCTCGAACGATACTGGGATGGGTTTCCGGTTAGGAGAGTCAGTGTAGGTATGACAAATCTCCAAAGCGACCAGAATTGGCAGATGAGCTTATTGGACGATAATCAAAACCGTGATCGGCTGTCGCAAATTGGCTATGTTATGGATCATATTCGTGATAAATATGGTAAAGTGGCAATTCAGCGAGCCTCATCTTTAAAACAGGCTTCTCAACTACTAGACCGAAGCAAAAAAATTGGTGGTCATTACAAATAA
- a CDS encoding FtsW/RodA/SpoVE family cell cycle protein, protein MEREKQWHDRIDYTLLFLVFLLLCISAMAIYAGTTSQYVDEAYRHVYMLSQARWMLIGVVLIVIIMFLDYEYFKYLTIPAYTFGMILLLIVEFFGVSRNEATRWIGINNTPIYQPSEIMKIILVLALAHLVMYLNKRYKEQNLKTDLMKLGLILAVSLPPIFLVLKQPDLGSALVLVSIVAVAILVSNMSMKIILMLAGMATAFIALIFYLFFNYVDLLIQWELLEPHQLVRIYGWLYPEEYATSYAMQTLGATTGIGSGQLLGVGFLNSVQAANAAIPEMHTDFIFAVIGEEFGFVGSTLVICVFFLLIYRMIMLAMACKDLYGTYMIAGIAGMLTFQIFQNIAMTVGLMPVTGIALPFLSYGGSALMTNMIAIGIVLNIGMRQKSYMFEPSKEAARLDELRGRHA, encoded by the coding sequence ATGGAGAGAGAGAAACAGTGGCATGACCGGATTGATTACACATTACTATTTCTCGTTTTTTTGCTTTTATGTATAAGTGCAATGGCTATCTATGCAGGAACGACTAGTCAATATGTGGACGAGGCTTATCGGCATGTGTATATGTTATCACAAGCGCGTTGGATGCTTATTGGTGTAGTGCTAATTGTCATTATCATGTTTTTAGATTACGAATATTTTAAATATTTAACGATACCGGCTTATACATTTGGAATGATATTACTGTTAATTGTTGAATTTTTTGGGGTGTCAAGGAACGAAGCAACGAGATGGATTGGGATTAATAATACGCCTATCTATCAACCGTCAGAGATTATGAAAATTATATTAGTGCTAGCGTTAGCGCATCTTGTTATGTATTTGAACAAACGCTATAAAGAGCAAAATCTAAAAACAGACTTAATGAAACTGGGACTGATTTTAGCCGTTAGCCTACCACCTATTTTCTTAGTATTAAAACAACCTGATCTTGGTTCAGCCCTTGTACTCGTATCAATTGTGGCAGTAGCCATACTTGTATCCAATATGTCGATGAAGATTATTCTTATGTTAGCAGGCATGGCAACAGCTTTTATTGCCCTTATCTTTTATTTATTTTTTAATTATGTCGATTTACTTATTCAATGGGAGCTATTAGAACCACATCAACTTGTACGCATCTACGGATGGTTATATCCAGAAGAATATGCGACGAGCTACGCGATGCAAACGCTAGGGGCAACGACTGGTATTGGCTCTGGTCAACTATTAGGCGTCGGTTTCTTAAACAGTGTGCAAGCAGCAAATGCTGCGATCCCCGAAATGCATACAGATTTTATTTTTGCCGTGATAGGGGAAGAGTTTGGGTTCGTTGGTTCAACGCTCGTTATTTGTGTGTTTTTTCTGCTTATTTATCGCATGATTATGTTAGCGATGGCGTGTAAAGATTTATATGGAACCTATATGATTGCAGGTATTGCTGGGATGCTAACGTTTCAAATTTTTCAAAACATCGCGATGACGGTTGGTTTAATGCCAGTCACAGGTATTGCTCTACCGTTTTTAAGCTATGGTGGAAGTGCATTGATGACCAATATGATTGCGATTGGGATTGTTTTAAATATTGGGATGAGGCAGAAAAGCTATATGTTTGAACCTTCAAAAGAAGCGGCGAGGCTAGACGAATTAAGAGGAAGACACGCATAA
- the galE gene encoding UDP-glucose 4-epimerase GalE yields MSILVTGGAGYIGSHTCVELLQAGYDVIVVDNLANSREETLREVEAISGESLTCYSTNLLDTNGLDQVFENHTIDAVIHFAGLKAVGESVEKPLHYYETNLLSTIQLCKAMERHGVHKLVFSSSATVYGIPEQVPVHENAPIQALNPYGRTKIMIEEILRDLAATDEKWSISLLRYFNPIGAHKSGRIGEEPSGIPNNLMPYITQVAVGIREELSVFGDDYPTEDGTCIRDYIHVVDLALGHLKALEKLEETSGAQAYNLGTGNGYSVLEVVAAFEEASGKTIPKKVVERRPGDAPVTYADASKAERELGWKAERGLGEMCEDSWRWQSHRAKQLAE; encoded by the coding sequence ATGTCGATTCTTGTCACAGGAGGCGCCGGTTATATAGGTAGTCATACATGTGTAGAGCTCTTACAAGCTGGCTATGACGTTATTGTTGTTGATAACCTTGCGAATAGTCGTGAAGAAACGTTAAGGGAAGTTGAAGCGATCTCAGGTGAATCACTTACTTGCTATTCAACAAATTTGTTAGACACAAACGGTTTGGATCAAGTCTTTGAAAATCATACGATTGACGCCGTCATTCATTTCGCTGGATTAAAAGCTGTTGGAGAATCCGTTGAAAAACCACTACACTATTACGAAACAAATTTACTAAGTACGATTCAACTATGTAAAGCAATGGAACGTCATGGCGTACATAAATTGGTTTTTAGTTCATCTGCCACAGTATACGGCATTCCTGAACAAGTGCCTGTTCATGAGAATGCACCCATTCAAGCACTCAATCCATATGGTCGTACGAAAATTATGATTGAAGAGATCTTGCGCGATCTTGCTGCTACGGATGAAAAATGGAGCATTTCGTTGTTGCGGTATTTTAATCCGATCGGTGCGCATAAGAGCGGCAGAATTGGCGAAGAACCGAGTGGTATTCCAAATAACTTAATGCCTTATATTACGCAAGTTGCCGTTGGTATAAGAGAAGAGCTTTCCGTTTTTGGTGATGATTACCCAACAGAAGATGGTACGTGTATCCGCGATTATATTCACGTGGTTGATTTAGCATTAGGCCATTTAAAAGCACTTGAAAAACTTGAAGAGACAAGCGGTGCTCAAGCTTATAACCTTGGTACAGGTAATGGGTACAGTGTATTAGAAGTTGTTGCCGCTTTTGAAGAAGCATCAGGCAAAACGATACCTAAAAAGGTCGTCGAACGACGCCCAGGCGATGCACCTGTTACGTATGCAGACGCCTCGAAAGCAGAGCGCGAGCTAGGGTGGAAAGCAGAGCGTGGGTTAGGAGAAATGTGCGAGGACTCGTGGAGATGGCAGTCTCATCGGGCAAAACAACTAGCAGAATAA
- a CDS encoding TetR/AcrR family transcriptional regulator translates to MNTKARIMDVARHSFSKHGYEGTTLAQIAKEVGIQKPSMYNHFNSKAELYLLLCERITSQLVDTIASTAAQYETSESKTRLYHVLKNSCDFIMYEQEGAMYKRFMLFPPADLKQDVLSIVLKGDEAIHRTLHELFQQGQKEKRFKPIPEQMFLSAYFCLLDGLFTESFIYEDDDFQRRFKEAWTIFWYGISTDSL, encoded by the coding sequence ATGAATACAAAAGCACGAATCATGGACGTCGCACGTCACTCTTTTTCAAAACATGGGTATGAAGGAACCACTTTAGCTCAGATCGCAAAAGAAGTTGGCATTCAAAAACCCTCTATGTACAATCACTTCAATAGCAAAGCCGAGCTCTATTTACTACTATGCGAACGAATCACAAGCCAGCTTGTTGATACCATTGCATCGACTGCCGCACAGTATGAAACGTCAGAAAGTAAAACAAGGCTTTATCATGTATTGAAAAACAGCTGCGATTTTATTATGTACGAACAAGAAGGTGCTATGTATAAACGATTCATGTTGTTTCCACCAGCTGATCTCAAACAAGACGTTCTTTCCATTGTTCTAAAGGGAGATGAAGCGATTCATCGCACCCTTCACGAGCTTTTTCAACAAGGACAAAAAGAAAAGCGGTTTAAACCTATACCTGAACAAATGTTTCTTTCAGCGTATTTCTGCTTGCTTGATGGGCTTTTTACCGAAAGTTTTATTTATGAAGACGATGACTTTCAACGGCGGTTTAAAGAAGCTTGGACCATTTTTTGGTACGGTATATCCACCGACTCGTTATAA
- a CDS encoding GNAT family N-acetyltransferase yields MEIQKSPQCYWIEKTASQPIAELTFTKEEEVLTITHTFVDPAYREQGLGAELVSSLVDDARTHKQRINPVCPYAKKQFEQHPEYKDVLL; encoded by the coding sequence ATGGAGATACAAAAGTCGCCTCAATGCTACTGGATTGAAAAAACGGCTTCACAACCAATTGCAGAGCTCACTTTTACAAAAGAAGAAGAAGTCCTTACTATTACTCATACATTTGTCGATCCAGCGTACCGAGAACAAGGATTAGGAGCAGAGCTAGTTTCATCTCTCGTTGATGATGCTCGCACACACAAGCAAAGGATTAACCCTGTATGTCCTTATGCAAAAAAACAGTTTGAGCAACACCCTGAATACAAGGATGTGCTTTTGTAG
- a CDS encoding SDR family oxidoreductase, whose product MNVLVIGANGQVGKHLIQQLQESEHTSIAMVRKKEQVETMKELGADDVVIADLEDDFSEAFTQADAVLFAAGSGGSTGADKTLTVDLWGAIKAFRYAEDASIKQFVQLSSIGAGNPDAQPDKIKHYMVAKAVADQVLMSTSLSYSIVRPGVLTNDKPAGTIQAKAEFEQLSDSSISRADVAAVLIESLTNEATHGKAFEIIGGSEQRTDALSTLN is encoded by the coding sequence ATGAACGTACTCGTTATTGGAGCGAATGGACAAGTCGGTAAACACCTTATTCAACAATTGCAGGAAAGCGAACATACATCAATTGCCATGGTTCGAAAAAAGGAACAAGTCGAGACGATGAAGGAGCTAGGAGCAGATGACGTCGTGATTGCCGATTTAGAAGATGATTTCAGTGAAGCATTCACACAAGCGGATGCGGTACTATTCGCAGCTGGTTCTGGTGGTTCAACCGGAGCTGATAAGACGCTAACCGTTGATTTATGGGGTGCCATAAAAGCTTTTCGTTACGCAGAAGACGCATCGATTAAGCAGTTTGTTCAGTTAAGTTCCATCGGGGCAGGCAACCCAGATGCCCAGCCAGACAAAATTAAACACTATATGGTTGCCAAAGCAGTCGCAGATCAAGTACTAATGTCCACATCCTTATCTTATAGCATTGTACGCCCAGGGGTTTTAACGAATGACAAGCCAGCAGGCACTATTCAAGCTAAAGCTGAATTTGAGCAACTCTCGGATAGCTCTATATCAAGAGCCGATGTGGCAGCTGTATTAATTGAATCATTAACAAATGAAGCTACTCACGGCAAAGCCTTTGAAATTATTGGAGGCAGCGAACAACGAACAGACGCATTATCTACACTTAACTAA
- a CDS encoding peptidoglycan-binding protein: protein MSKSNLNKFLFSSAVVAGVVAVAPQVSEAAVGDQTLKQGMSHQDVTELQNILKEKGFFTYHKATGYFGTYTRDAVLDYQKENNLRVDGIAGPETFGSLLGKESTTKVEKKETTTTQSNLLRIGSRGNDVTNLQDELRSLGYFNQSSTGYYGSITRDAVVAFQKAQNLRLVDGIVGPETRGALGTADAKPAASETVSTETSTPAKEEPKQEATQTVEKEQAPAETPASSSMRVGVRGENVTDLQQQLRSLGYFNAEPTGYYGEITKKAVMEFQRTNGISADGIAGPATVRTLSGSPAAASTGSSSSSSESTSTGSSSSSSESTSTESNSSSNESTSTESNSSSNDSTASESTSSNNTAAAPAPSTNTNTNTNNAAPVTNTNTSNTSTSSSSNVVSGLISSAQSVIGVPYLWGGTSPAGFDCSGMIQYIFRQNGIELPRTAAAQWNAGTSVSSPSIGDIVFFETYAAGPTHNGIYIGDNKFIHTGSSRGVEVSDLNNSYWAPRYLGAKRLH, encoded by the coding sequence TTGAGCAAATCGAATCTAAACAAATTTTTATTCTCTTCAGCTGTTGTTGCTGGAGTTGTAGCAGTTGCTCCACAAGTGTCGGAAGCAGCAGTAGGTGACCAAACGTTAAAACAAGGTATGTCTCATCAGGACGTAACAGAACTGCAAAACATACTTAAAGAAAAAGGCTTTTTTACATACCATAAAGCAACAGGTTATTTTGGTACATATACACGTGACGCTGTATTGGATTATCAAAAAGAAAACAACCTTCGCGTTGACGGAATTGCTGGACCAGAAACGTTCGGTTCACTTTTAGGAAAAGAATCTACTACTAAAGTAGAGAAAAAAGAAACGACAACTACTCAATCGAATTTACTTAGAATTGGTAGCAGAGGAAATGATGTTACAAATCTACAAGACGAATTACGTTCTTTAGGTTACTTTAACCAATCTTCTACTGGTTATTATGGTTCCATTACCCGTGATGCTGTTGTTGCATTCCAAAAAGCGCAAAACTTACGTTTAGTAGATGGAATTGTTGGTCCAGAAACACGCGGTGCCCTAGGTACAGCTGACGCGAAGCCAGCAGCTTCTGAAACGGTATCAACAGAAACAAGTACGCCAGCTAAGGAAGAACCAAAACAAGAAGCTACGCAAACAGTAGAAAAAGAACAAGCACCGGCAGAAACACCGGCATCTTCTTCTATGCGTGTAGGCGTTCGTGGCGAGAATGTAACGGATTTACAGCAACAGCTTCGTTCATTAGGGTACTTTAATGCAGAGCCGACTGGTTATTATGGCGAAATTACGAAAAAAGCCGTAATGGAATTCCAACGTACAAATGGCATTTCCGCAGATGGAATTGCTGGACCAGCTACAGTACGTACGCTTAGCGGTAGCCCGGCTGCAGCAAGCACTGGATCAAGCTCATCTTCAAGCGAGAGCACAAGCACTGGATCAAGCTCATCTTCAAGCGAGAGCACGAGCACTGAGTCAAACTCATCTTCAAACGAGAGCACGAGCACTGAGTCGAACTCATCTTCAAATGATTCAACTGCTTCTGAAAGTACAAGTTCAAATAATACAGCGGCAGCACCGGCTCCAAGTACGAACACAAATACAAATACAAATAACGCAGCACCTGTAACGAATACAAACACAAGCAATACGTCTACTTCAAGTTCAAGTAACGTTGTATCAGGTTTAATTTCTTCAGCTCAATCTGTTATTGGCGTACCTTACTTATGGGGAGGAACATCTCCTGCAGGATTTGACTGTAGTGGAATGATTCAGTATATCTTCCGTCAAAATGGAATCGAACTTCCTCGTACAGCAGCAGCTCAGTGGAACGCTGGTACATCAGTAAGTTCACCAAGCATTGGCGATATCGTCTTCTTTGAGACATACGCAGCTGGTCCAACTCATAATGGGATTTATATTGGCGATAACAAGTTTATTCACACTGGTTCTTCTCGCGGTGTAGAAGTCTCTGACTTAAACAACTCCTATTGGGCTCCAAGATATTTAGGCGCTAAACGTTTACACTAA
- a CDS encoding DMT family transporter, translating to MSWIMLIIAGIFEVVGVSGIQMIATGEKKKGFSILIVGFIISFTLLGLAMETIPLGVAYAVWTGIGTVGSALVGMFFYNESKDRLRLFFIGLVVVAVIGLRLVS from the coding sequence ATGAGTTGGATCATGTTAATCATCGCCGGTATCTTTGAAGTAGTAGGCGTAAGTGGGATTCAGATGATTGCAACAGGCGAAAAGAAAAAGGGTTTTAGTATCTTAATTGTTGGCTTTATTATAAGCTTCACCCTTTTAGGGTTAGCAATGGAAACGATCCCCCTCGGTGTGGCATATGCAGTGTGGACTGGAATTGGTACAGTCGGTAGTGCGCTAGTTGGTATGTTCTTCTACAATGAATCAAAAGATCGGTTAAGACTATTCTTTATCGGTCTCGTTGTTGTTGCCGTAATTGGTTTACGGTTAGTATCTTAG